One genomic region from Magallana gigas chromosome 3, xbMagGiga1.1, whole genome shotgun sequence encodes:
- the LOC105333118 gene encoding forkhead-associated domain-containing protein 1 isoform X2 — MRAFLRGHDGSDHQILSKLTTVGCEGCDLVIKTAGVDMQHAVIEYNDQENVYVLKDLNTAQGTYVNDCRVQNAAIRMAPGDQIKFGYMGMPYEFLVDNQPSVSCPPVHSQQTWNQPLTLLQEVTNEQSMLGPPQQMNYSTTQGQIFNQSSTLPFLQTGTACITIPSTVWTPSDRNNLPRPPISMRGRPLSAGSARRVQTMGAPPIPSPAPSMQQSVRNGWVNGMAGRQQVNQNVDINKVQEKEQKIMQLNEEVGRLRDVEMESFRKDAYIQTLQQLVNDLKTKFAEQQPLIMGQDVNLTQKICQLENEVTSKEQELSAVKEQLSRLQLHQPVSPVSVFDTESKETNQLKIELERAKKEKNITSGLVTQMQKDMSNKDTTISKLTREIETLRKEVRERDIQISSVSNKLSKSKDTPLRSSEDRDAREKEIMSLRQKYKTAENKMQEQEELINTLKQELEKSKVSIFDEKSQQKKLETQIDQLKSELSDVQRTERVVRIDLEQATKRLERFRNRVVQAAYSSGSTKAPEGEITDDQLVDTLKKLAEERTEFHNKVKDMEKQLKLTDSSSNVFKRNITKLRTDLEKSIENLKTNGFLVSSLKHEMELLQSVTGEESILWMRDCLVQLLTNVSAWEKETETSLQTCGININLSNDGPGKHIVSMHSKLQVLQKEKENLETKLANTEKEFKSELEMKIKVMKEENENLVKDAIEKTRAEGEETLNKAIEELKFVESEKRENAIAGEQKKIEELQVTIDQLRVNLQERQREFEEKLQEASSTIHQIDEYKAIQEELEARIKALETEKLELSTQLSSEAQDRDKKYEQDIEAYKEQNKQHSVTICAMEERLIKLMKKNKDYQEEITVLKKTIQEMKTEMIQLKDKAAAAAHTKPAPPPKPKVIVQKPSQDYVAMEQLVVVLRKENSDLKNTIQSRDDVILGLRRDLAGAHARLSDITGELSESQKQEMEKHKEKLVQREREIEGLRLQMAKLSKIIDKQKDEIKSLQKQLSEEKAISIKFQSNMDEKNRRIKELELEVENEKMEQKKQLDLLDQEGRITSELTALGAQCRGERHEQVITRQREALAELRLRCKNLEQAKPPLPTQDQALQQVIMLKKELAEIKANQALSENSELSSGLEREVSRARGMLGSVNAEADMERSAHRETMDALDASESSYITLLRAMASCLEMESVDGLRPIGHIPKDERERLLVERENTCQILANRIKVLLERIARKEELLQGYERDLAKLRQAQELANRNSTQVENLANDVKSRTEETQYLRESLSRTRDRLDQEKRLNKAIKQRKTFHLENERLHQQQVPASHHCKEEDIFGKSSARRKASKDSLRRKNYEISTLKKELCSKEQSLYDTENRLYMIENTVGMERKREQEIIES, encoded by the exons ATGAGGGCCTTTTTGAGAGGTCACGATGGGAGTGACCACCAGATTCTCTCCAAGCTAACGACCGTGGGTTGTGAAGGATGCGATCTCGTTATCAAG ACTGCTGGTGTTGACATGCAGCATGCAGTAATTGAATACAATGACCAAGAGAATGTATATGTTTTGAAAGATTTGAATACTGCGCAGGGAACATATGTTAATGACTGCCGCGTTCAAAATGCCGCAATAAGAATGGCACCAGGAGACCAAATAAAGTTTGGTTACATGGGAATGCCCTATGAATTTTTAGTGGATAATCAACCAAGT GTATCCTGTCCACCTGTGCACTCCCAGCAGACCTGGAACCAACCCTTGACCCTCCTCCAGGAGGTGACCAATGAACAATCTATGCTAGGTCCGCCCCAGCAGATGAACTACTCTACAACACAGGGACAAATCTTCAACCAGTCTTCAACTCTGCCATTCCTACAGACAGGCACTGCCTGCATCACCATTCCTTCCACTGTGTGGACACCCTCGGACCGCAATAACCTTCCCCGCCCCCCAATATCCATGAGGGGGAGACCCCTGAGTGCGGGCTCAGCCCGCAGAGTTCAGACCATGGGGGCACCCCCTATACCCTCACCTGCTCCATCCATGCAACAAA GTGTAAGAAATGGTTGGGTGAATGGAATGGCTGGTAGGCAACAAGTTAACCAGAATGTAGACATCAACAAGGTGCAGGAAAAG GAACAAAAAATAATGCAGCTGAATGAGGAGGTGGGTAGATTGAGAGATGTAGAAATGGAGTCCTTCCGTAAAGACGCCTACATTCAGACTCTACAACAGCTGGTCAATGACCTAAAAACCAAGTTTGCCGAGCAGCAGCCATTGATAATGGGACAAGACGTAAACCTCACTCAGAAAATCTGTCAGCTAGAGAATGAAGTCACGTCCAAAGAGCAGGAGCTGAGTGCAGTCAAAGAACAG CTGAGTCGGTTACAGCTTCACCAGCCGGTTTCTCCGGTGTCGGTTTTCGATACAGAGAGTAAGGAGACCAATCAGCTGAAGATCGAGTTGGAGAGAGCCAAGAAAGAAAAGAACATCACATCGGGACTCGTCACTCAGATGCAGAAAGATATGTCTAATAag GATACAACTATTAGTAAACTCACACGAGAGATTGAGACTCTGAGAAAAGAAGTGAGAGAACGAGACATACAAATTTCTTCTGTTTCAAACAAG CTTTCAAAGTCAAAAGATACACCACTGAGATCATCAGAGGATAGGGATGCACGTGAGAAGGAAATTATGAGCCTAAGACAG AAATACAAAACTGCCGAGAATAAAATGCAAGAGCAGGAGGAGCTTATCAACACCCTGAAACAGGAACTTGAGAAGTCCAAGGTCAGCATCTTTGATGAGAAGAGTCAGCAGAAGAAACTCGAGACACAGATTGATCAACTCAAGTCAGAGCTGTCTGACGTCCAGAGGACCGAGCGAGTGGTCAGGATCGACCTGGAACAAGCCACCAAGAGG CTTGAAAGATTCAGGAACAGAGTGGTCCAGGCTGCCTACTCCTCGGGCTCCACAAAGGCCCCAGAAGGGGAGATCACTGATGACCAGCTTGTGGACACACTGAAGAAACTGGCTGAGGAGAGGACGGAGTTCCACAATAAGGTCAAGGACATGGAGAAACAGCTCAAACTGACGGACAGCAGCAGTAACGTGTTCAAGCGCAACATCACCAAACTACGCACCGACCTCGAGAAATCTATC GAGAACCTGAAGACCAATGGTTTCCTGGTGAGCAGCCTGAAGCACGAGATGGAGCTGTTACAGTCCGTAACCGGGGAGGAGTCGATCCTGTGGATGAGGGACTGCCTCGTACAGCTACTGACAAACGTCTCCGCCTGGGAGAAGGAGACAGAGACTTCTCTACAGACCTGTGGAATCAACATCAACCTCTCTAATGATG GACCTGGAAAACACATTGTGAGTATGCATTCCAAGTTACAAGTTCTGCAAAAAGAGAAAGAGAATTTAGAGACCAAGTTAGCTAATACAGAGAAAGAGTTCAAGTCAGAGCTAGAGATGAAGATCAAAGTGATGAAGGAGGAAAATGAGAACCTTGTGAAAGACGCAATAGAAAAAACAAGGGCAGAAG GTGAGGAGACTTTGAACAAGGCAATAGAGGAGCTGAAATTTGTGGAATCAGAAAAGAGAGAAAATGCAATAGCAGGAGAGCAGAAAAAGATTGAAGAGCTGCAAGTTACCATTGACCAGCTAAGAGTG AACCTACAAGAGAGGCAGAGAGAGTTTGAGGAGAAGTTACAGGAGGCCTCCTCCACTATCCACCAGATTGACGAATACAAGGCCATCCAGGAGGAACTGGAGGCCAGGATCAAGGCCCTGGAGACGGAGAAACTGGAGCTGAGCACCCAGCTGTCCTCCGAGGCTCAAGACAGGGACAAGAAGTACGAGCAGGACATTGAGGCCTACAAGGAGCAGAACAAACAGCATTCAGTCACTATCTGTGCCATGGAAGAGAGGTTGATCAAGCTCATGAAGAAGAACAAGGATTACCAGGAGGAAATTACAGTGCTGAAGAAAACTATTCAAG AAATGAAGACAGAGATGATACAACTGAAGGACAAGGCAGCTGCCGCTGCCCACACCAAGCCTGCCCCGCCCCCCAAACCAAAGGTCATAGTTCAGAAGCCATCACAGGACTATGTAGCAATGGAGCAGTTAGTGGTGGTGTTGAG GAAAGAAAACAGTGATTTGAAGAACACTATCCAGAGTCGGGACGATGTGATCCTGGGTCTAAGGAGGGACCTTGCTGGTGCTCATGCCAGACTGTCCGATATCACAG GTGAACTGAGCGAGAGTCAGAAGCAGGAGATGGAGAAACACAAGGAAAAGCTTGTCCAGCGGGAGAGAGAGATTGAAGGACTGAGGCTGCAGATGGCCAAGTTATCCAAAATCATTGACAAACAGAAAGATGAAATCAAAAGCTTACAGAAACAGCTCAG TGAGGAGAAGGCCATTTCTATCAAGTTCCAGTCCAACATGGATGAGAAGAACCGACGAATCAAAGAACTGGAGCTGGAGGTGGAGAATGAGAAAATGGAGCAGAAGAAACAGCTAGATCTCCTGGATCAGGAG GGTAGAATAACCTCTGAGCTGACGGCTCTTGGTGCTCAGTGTCGAGGGGAGAGACACGAACAAGTCATCACCCGTCAAAGAGAGGCTCTGGCTGAACTACGCCTCAGGTGTAAAAATCTAGAACAGGCCAAACCACCTC TGCCAACTCAGGACCAAGCTTTACAACAAGTGATCATGCTGAAGAAGGAACTGGCTGAGATCAAAGCCAATCAGGCTCTGTCTGAGAACAGCGAATTGTCCTCGGGACTCGAGAGGGAAGTCTCCAGGGCCAGAGGCATGCTGGGATCTGTCAACGCAGAGGCAGACATGGAAAGGAGTGCCCATCGAGAAACTATGGACGCCCTAGATGCCAGTGAAAGCTCA TACATTACATTGCTGAGAGCAATGGCTAGCTGCCTCGAGATGGAATCTGTGGATGGGCTTCGTCCCATTGGCCATATTCCAAAGGATGAGCGAGAGAGGCTATTGGTTGAGAGAGAGAATACCTGTCAGATCCTGGCCAATAGAATCAAGGTCCTACTGGAGAGAATTGCCCGGAAGGAGGAACTGCTCCAGGGATATGAGAGAGACCTGGCCAAACTCAG aCAAGCTCAAGAATTGGCAAATAGAAACTCAACACAAGTTGAAAATCTTGCT aatgaTGTGAAGAGTAGAACAGAGGAAACTCAGTATCTACGAGAATCTCTTAGTCGAACTCGAGATCGTCTTGATCAGGAGAAGAGACTCAACAAAGCAATTAAACAACGCAAG ACTTTCCACTTGGAGAATGAAAGACTTCACCAGCAACAAGTTCCCGCCTCCCACCATTGTAAGGAGGAAGATATCTTTGGAAAG aGTTCAGCGAGGAGGAAAGCAAGTAAGGACTCTCTTCGAAGGAAGAACTACGAGATAAGCACACTGAAAAAGGAACTCTGCAGCAAAGAGCAGTCCCTGTATGACACAGAGAATAGGCTTTACATGATAGAGAACACTGTT GGGATGGAAAGAAAAAGAGAGCAAGAAATAATTGAATCATAG
- the LOC105333118 gene encoding forkhead-associated domain-containing protein 1 isoform X1 — protein MRAFLRGHDGSDHQILSKLTTVGCEGCDLVIKTAGVDMQHAVIEYNDQENVYVLKDLNTAQGTYVNDCRVQNAAIRMAPGDQIKFGYMGMPYEFLVDNQPSVSCPPVHSQQTWNQPLTLLQEVTNEQSMLGPPQQMNYSTTQGQIFNQSSTLPFLQTGTACITIPSTVWTPSDRNNLPRPPISMRGRPLSAGSARRVQTMGAPPIPSPAPSMQQSVRNGWVNGMAGRQQVNQNVDINKVQEKEQKIMQLNEEVGRLRDVEMESFRKDAYIQTLQQLVNDLKTKFAEQQPLIMGQDVNLTQKICQLENEVTSKEQELSAVKEQLSRLQLHQPVSPVSVFDTESKETNQLKIELERAKKEKNITSGLVTQMQKDMSNKDTTISKLTREIETLRKEVRERDIQISSVSNKLSKSKDTPLRSSEDRDAREKEIMSLRQDLDYFEKYKTAENKMQEQEELINTLKQELEKSKVSIFDEKSQQKKLETQIDQLKSELSDVQRTERVVRIDLEQATKRLERFRNRVVQAAYSSGSTKAPEGEITDDQLVDTLKKLAEERTEFHNKVKDMEKQLKLTDSSSNVFKRNITKLRTDLEKSIENLKTNGFLVSSLKHEMELLQSVTGEESILWMRDCLVQLLTNVSAWEKETETSLQTCGININLSNDGPGKHIVSMHSKLQVLQKEKENLETKLANTEKEFKSELEMKIKVMKEENENLVKDAIEKTRAEGEETLNKAIEELKFVESEKRENAIAGEQKKIEELQVTIDQLRVNLQERQREFEEKLQEASSTIHQIDEYKAIQEELEARIKALETEKLELSTQLSSEAQDRDKKYEQDIEAYKEQNKQHSVTICAMEERLIKLMKKNKDYQEEITVLKKTIQEMKTEMIQLKDKAAAAAHTKPAPPPKPKVIVQKPSQDYVAMEQLVVVLRKENSDLKNTIQSRDDVILGLRRDLAGAHARLSDITGELSESQKQEMEKHKEKLVQREREIEGLRLQMAKLSKIIDKQKDEIKSLQKQLSEEKAISIKFQSNMDEKNRRIKELELEVENEKMEQKKQLDLLDQEGRITSELTALGAQCRGERHEQVITRQREALAELRLRCKNLEQAKPPLPTQDQALQQVIMLKKELAEIKANQALSENSELSSGLEREVSRARGMLGSVNAEADMERSAHRETMDALDASESSYITLLRAMASCLEMESVDGLRPIGHIPKDERERLLVERENTCQILANRIKVLLERIARKEELLQGYERDLAKLRQAQELANRNSTQVENLANDVKSRTEETQYLRESLSRTRDRLDQEKRLNKAIKQRKTFHLENERLHQQQVPASHHCKEEDIFGKSSARRKASKDSLRRKNYEISTLKKELCSKEQSLYDTENRLYMIENTVGMERKREQEIIES, from the exons ATGAGGGCCTTTTTGAGAGGTCACGATGGGAGTGACCACCAGATTCTCTCCAAGCTAACGACCGTGGGTTGTGAAGGATGCGATCTCGTTATCAAG ACTGCTGGTGTTGACATGCAGCATGCAGTAATTGAATACAATGACCAAGAGAATGTATATGTTTTGAAAGATTTGAATACTGCGCAGGGAACATATGTTAATGACTGCCGCGTTCAAAATGCCGCAATAAGAATGGCACCAGGAGACCAAATAAAGTTTGGTTACATGGGAATGCCCTATGAATTTTTAGTGGATAATCAACCAAGT GTATCCTGTCCACCTGTGCACTCCCAGCAGACCTGGAACCAACCCTTGACCCTCCTCCAGGAGGTGACCAATGAACAATCTATGCTAGGTCCGCCCCAGCAGATGAACTACTCTACAACACAGGGACAAATCTTCAACCAGTCTTCAACTCTGCCATTCCTACAGACAGGCACTGCCTGCATCACCATTCCTTCCACTGTGTGGACACCCTCGGACCGCAATAACCTTCCCCGCCCCCCAATATCCATGAGGGGGAGACCCCTGAGTGCGGGCTCAGCCCGCAGAGTTCAGACCATGGGGGCACCCCCTATACCCTCACCTGCTCCATCCATGCAACAAA GTGTAAGAAATGGTTGGGTGAATGGAATGGCTGGTAGGCAACAAGTTAACCAGAATGTAGACATCAACAAGGTGCAGGAAAAG GAACAAAAAATAATGCAGCTGAATGAGGAGGTGGGTAGATTGAGAGATGTAGAAATGGAGTCCTTCCGTAAAGACGCCTACATTCAGACTCTACAACAGCTGGTCAATGACCTAAAAACCAAGTTTGCCGAGCAGCAGCCATTGATAATGGGACAAGACGTAAACCTCACTCAGAAAATCTGTCAGCTAGAGAATGAAGTCACGTCCAAAGAGCAGGAGCTGAGTGCAGTCAAAGAACAG CTGAGTCGGTTACAGCTTCACCAGCCGGTTTCTCCGGTGTCGGTTTTCGATACAGAGAGTAAGGAGACCAATCAGCTGAAGATCGAGTTGGAGAGAGCCAAGAAAGAAAAGAACATCACATCGGGACTCGTCACTCAGATGCAGAAAGATATGTCTAATAag GATACAACTATTAGTAAACTCACACGAGAGATTGAGACTCTGAGAAAAGAAGTGAGAGAACGAGACATACAAATTTCTTCTGTTTCAAACAAG CTTTCAAAGTCAAAAGATACACCACTGAGATCATCAGAGGATAGGGATGCACGTGAGAAGGAAATTATGAGCCTAAGACAG GACTTAGATTATTTTGAG AAATACAAAACTGCCGAGAATAAAATGCAAGAGCAGGAGGAGCTTATCAACACCCTGAAACAGGAACTTGAGAAGTCCAAGGTCAGCATCTTTGATGAGAAGAGTCAGCAGAAGAAACTCGAGACACAGATTGATCAACTCAAGTCAGAGCTGTCTGACGTCCAGAGGACCGAGCGAGTGGTCAGGATCGACCTGGAACAAGCCACCAAGAGG CTTGAAAGATTCAGGAACAGAGTGGTCCAGGCTGCCTACTCCTCGGGCTCCACAAAGGCCCCAGAAGGGGAGATCACTGATGACCAGCTTGTGGACACACTGAAGAAACTGGCTGAGGAGAGGACGGAGTTCCACAATAAGGTCAAGGACATGGAGAAACAGCTCAAACTGACGGACAGCAGCAGTAACGTGTTCAAGCGCAACATCACCAAACTACGCACCGACCTCGAGAAATCTATC GAGAACCTGAAGACCAATGGTTTCCTGGTGAGCAGCCTGAAGCACGAGATGGAGCTGTTACAGTCCGTAACCGGGGAGGAGTCGATCCTGTGGATGAGGGACTGCCTCGTACAGCTACTGACAAACGTCTCCGCCTGGGAGAAGGAGACAGAGACTTCTCTACAGACCTGTGGAATCAACATCAACCTCTCTAATGATG GACCTGGAAAACACATTGTGAGTATGCATTCCAAGTTACAAGTTCTGCAAAAAGAGAAAGAGAATTTAGAGACCAAGTTAGCTAATACAGAGAAAGAGTTCAAGTCAGAGCTAGAGATGAAGATCAAAGTGATGAAGGAGGAAAATGAGAACCTTGTGAAAGACGCAATAGAAAAAACAAGGGCAGAAG GTGAGGAGACTTTGAACAAGGCAATAGAGGAGCTGAAATTTGTGGAATCAGAAAAGAGAGAAAATGCAATAGCAGGAGAGCAGAAAAAGATTGAAGAGCTGCAAGTTACCATTGACCAGCTAAGAGTG AACCTACAAGAGAGGCAGAGAGAGTTTGAGGAGAAGTTACAGGAGGCCTCCTCCACTATCCACCAGATTGACGAATACAAGGCCATCCAGGAGGAACTGGAGGCCAGGATCAAGGCCCTGGAGACGGAGAAACTGGAGCTGAGCACCCAGCTGTCCTCCGAGGCTCAAGACAGGGACAAGAAGTACGAGCAGGACATTGAGGCCTACAAGGAGCAGAACAAACAGCATTCAGTCACTATCTGTGCCATGGAAGAGAGGTTGATCAAGCTCATGAAGAAGAACAAGGATTACCAGGAGGAAATTACAGTGCTGAAGAAAACTATTCAAG AAATGAAGACAGAGATGATACAACTGAAGGACAAGGCAGCTGCCGCTGCCCACACCAAGCCTGCCCCGCCCCCCAAACCAAAGGTCATAGTTCAGAAGCCATCACAGGACTATGTAGCAATGGAGCAGTTAGTGGTGGTGTTGAG GAAAGAAAACAGTGATTTGAAGAACACTATCCAGAGTCGGGACGATGTGATCCTGGGTCTAAGGAGGGACCTTGCTGGTGCTCATGCCAGACTGTCCGATATCACAG GTGAACTGAGCGAGAGTCAGAAGCAGGAGATGGAGAAACACAAGGAAAAGCTTGTCCAGCGGGAGAGAGAGATTGAAGGACTGAGGCTGCAGATGGCCAAGTTATCCAAAATCATTGACAAACAGAAAGATGAAATCAAAAGCTTACAGAAACAGCTCAG TGAGGAGAAGGCCATTTCTATCAAGTTCCAGTCCAACATGGATGAGAAGAACCGACGAATCAAAGAACTGGAGCTGGAGGTGGAGAATGAGAAAATGGAGCAGAAGAAACAGCTAGATCTCCTGGATCAGGAG GGTAGAATAACCTCTGAGCTGACGGCTCTTGGTGCTCAGTGTCGAGGGGAGAGACACGAACAAGTCATCACCCGTCAAAGAGAGGCTCTGGCTGAACTACGCCTCAGGTGTAAAAATCTAGAACAGGCCAAACCACCTC TGCCAACTCAGGACCAAGCTTTACAACAAGTGATCATGCTGAAGAAGGAACTGGCTGAGATCAAAGCCAATCAGGCTCTGTCTGAGAACAGCGAATTGTCCTCGGGACTCGAGAGGGAAGTCTCCAGGGCCAGAGGCATGCTGGGATCTGTCAACGCAGAGGCAGACATGGAAAGGAGTGCCCATCGAGAAACTATGGACGCCCTAGATGCCAGTGAAAGCTCA TACATTACATTGCTGAGAGCAATGGCTAGCTGCCTCGAGATGGAATCTGTGGATGGGCTTCGTCCCATTGGCCATATTCCAAAGGATGAGCGAGAGAGGCTATTGGTTGAGAGAGAGAATACCTGTCAGATCCTGGCCAATAGAATCAAGGTCCTACTGGAGAGAATTGCCCGGAAGGAGGAACTGCTCCAGGGATATGAGAGAGACCTGGCCAAACTCAG aCAAGCTCAAGAATTGGCAAATAGAAACTCAACACAAGTTGAAAATCTTGCT aatgaTGTGAAGAGTAGAACAGAGGAAACTCAGTATCTACGAGAATCTCTTAGTCGAACTCGAGATCGTCTTGATCAGGAGAAGAGACTCAACAAAGCAATTAAACAACGCAAG ACTTTCCACTTGGAGAATGAAAGACTTCACCAGCAACAAGTTCCCGCCTCCCACCATTGTAAGGAGGAAGATATCTTTGGAAAG aGTTCAGCGAGGAGGAAAGCAAGTAAGGACTCTCTTCGAAGGAAGAACTACGAGATAAGCACACTGAAAAAGGAACTCTGCAGCAAAGAGCAGTCCCTGTATGACACAGAGAATAGGCTTTACATGATAGAGAACACTGTT GGGATGGAAAGAAAAAGAGAGCAAGAAATAATTGAATCATAG
- the LOC105333117 gene encoding uncharacterized protein: MVERLRRNLARFAAGEEFIISNVNFSDYSDSKCEMARKRGNEFRKMFTRCNEFHCALCEHYTRDSAMVTTIEYREDTREYTSVFVPHPADHGGMYPMKDSNESDTEPLGVTEIVMICLSAAVVVMSLSFCIGLFIYCRRKKMTLSSVYDTIFMRPRGRNPYTLRVPNDPTSPISERPNLLPPRADLPSAPPVRHQFIRAPAVRHQPLQQAPPMARVDSMQTLASSSSFGSGGTSSSYVDDVRYYRNFSYETQPSVAPSQAPRIDIQPSTPSASERSYCSSCRRNRRKRDFLRTSSNCTSCVSQSSLYTQVARPAQRNLSQDTNDTNSLRSQRTSRDTNDTNSIKSHRSHRSGRNHSRGVSSKISRLKSQADYLNTEQMATPRSSAGSQHDVTDPNPVTRRHKLVDRLGSSSGFRLVKRMFSIDLK; the protein is encoded by the exons ATGGTAGAACGTTTACGAAGAAACTTGGCAAGATTTGCAGCTGGCGAAGAATTCATCATCAGTAATGTCAACTTTAGTG ATTACAGTGATTCCAAGTGTGAAATGGCCAGAAAGCGAGGAAATGAATTCCGGAAGATGTTCACGAGATGCAACGAATTCCATTGTGCCCTTTGTGAACATT ATACGCGCGATTCTGCCATGGTCACCACCATAGAATACAGAGAGGACACTAGGGAATATACATCAGTCTTTGTTCCACACCCTGCAGATCACGGGGGCATGTACCCTATGAAAGATAGCAATGAAAGTGACACTG AACCGCTGGGAGTGACAGAGATTGTAATGATATGTCTATCAGCCGCTGTTGTCGTCATGTCCCTGTCTTTTTGCATAGGCTTATTTATCTACTGCAGaag AAAGAAGATGACCCTCAGCAGTGTCTATGATACCATTTTCATGCGTCCACGTGGTAGAAATCCTTACACCCTCCGTGTACCAAATGACCCGACCTCACCAATATCTGAACGACCGAACCTACTGCCACCACGGGCAGACCTGCCGTCTGCTCCGCCCGTCAGACACCAGTTTATACGAGCTCCTGCTGTCAGACATCAGCCACTGCAGCAAGCGCCCCCTATGGCCAGGGTCGACAGTATGCAGACTCTTGCGTCCTCTTCATCTTTTGGTTCCGGTGGGACGTCCTCTTCCTATGTAGACGATGTTCGTTATTATCGAAATTTCTCCTACGAGACACAACCTAGTGTGGCTCCTTCTCAAGCTCCCAGGATTGATATTCAACCAAGTACGCCTTCGGCGTCCGAGAGAAGTTACTGTTCGTCTTGCAGACGAAATAGAAGGAAGCGGGATTTTCTGAGAACGTCATCAAATTGCACGAGTTGTGTTTCGCAAAGCTCGTTATACACGCAAGTCGCGAGACCTGCACAGAGGAACCTTTCCCAGGACACCAACGATACAAATTCACTCCGATCGCAAAGAACATCAAGAGACACTAACGATACGAACTCTATAAAATCGCACAGATCCCATCGTTCGGGGCGTAACCATAGTAGGGGCGTCTCGTCGAAGATTTCCCGCCTTAAGTCACAAGCGGACTATTTAAATACGGAACAGATGGCTACGCCACGATCATCAGCTGGTTCGCAACATGACGTCACAGATCCAAACCCTGTCACAAGGAGACATAAATTAG ttgatCGTTTGGGCTCTTCAAGTGGATTCAGACTGGTAAAAAGAATGTTTTCCATTGATCTAAAATAG